A genome region from Nicotiana tabacum cultivar K326 chromosome 13, ASM71507v2, whole genome shotgun sequence includes the following:
- the LOC107761308 gene encoding uncharacterized protein LOC107761308 encodes MPETTITSTDDTSNVVKPISYDVNHLYHLNNSDSPGMTLVNIVFDGRGYPGWRRSILLSLSAKKKLGFINGAYRSPNLKSLDHEQWSCVNDIVISWILNALSKDIVDSVIYYKIAKKLWDSVEQRFERSNGAKLYHLQKDLSGLVHGNSDIAGYFTKLKRLWDELDALNVIICCLCVCACEGKAKLTKSLED; translated from the coding sequence ATGCCTGAAACAACCATCACATCTACTGATGATACGAGCAATGTTGTAAAGCCAATCAGCTATGATGTCAATCACCTTTATCATCTCAACAATTCTGATTCACCTGGGATGACTCTAGTCAACATTGTGTTTGATGGAAGAGGATACCCAGGGTGGAGGAGATCTATTCTCCTATCTTTGTCAGCCAAGAAGAAGCTTGGTTTCATCAATGGAGCTTATCGATCTCCAAATCTGAAATCTTTGGATCATGAACAATGGAGCTGTGTCAATGATATAGTCATCTCTTGGATCCTAAATGCTCTCTCAAAGGATATTGTAGATAGTGTGATATACTACAAAATTGCAAAAAAGCTTTGGGACAGCGTGGAGCAGAGATTTGAAAGATCAAATGGAGCCAAGCTTTATCATCTGCAAAAGGATCTATCAGGATTAGTACATGGTAATAGTGACATTGCAGGATACTTCACTAAGCTCAAACGACTGTGGGATGAACTAGATGCTTTGAATGTTATCATATGTTGTTTATGTGTTTGTGCTTGTGAAGGGAAGGCAAAGTTGACTAAGTCACTTGAGGATTAG